One window of the Pseudomonas sp. S04 genome contains the following:
- a CDS encoding ATP-binding protein: MLRLFFGLFLVLAIGLVAAIEVVDRTFTAVLDGDLKTYNREAVRGPAYSLVEQLRELDGPGRQAQLEKLRPHYGLRLQLVEPAELALSDTERAELADNLMVVRDTYTQFISRIDDGEQLLSIKLPEEPSHTTIYMLLAYSMLGVLLGIVLFFWVRPHWRDLEKLRLAAERFGDNDLTARIQLSKRSNIRDLAEHFNQMAARIEGLIANQRELTNAVSHELRTPIARLSFELDQLRQQADPSANKALIADMYADLGELEEMVSELLTYASLERGATVISRENIQANNWLDSVVGSVALEAEAAGVQLLIVECQLAQVRLEPRFMARAVINLLRNAIRYAEQRVEVSLVRNGDHYEVRVNDDGPGVPVEGREKIFEPFSRLDASRDRRTGGFGLGLALVRRVSQSHGGHVHVTDSPWGGASFRMTWAHLD, from the coding sequence ATGCTGCGTCTGTTCTTTGGCCTGTTCCTGGTGCTGGCGATTGGTCTGGTGGCGGCCATCGAGGTGGTGGACCGGACCTTTACCGCGGTCCTCGACGGTGACCTGAAAACCTATAACCGCGAGGCGGTGCGCGGGCCTGCCTATTCTCTGGTGGAGCAACTGCGTGAGCTGGATGGGCCGGGCCGCCAGGCACAACTGGAAAAACTGCGACCCCATTACGGCCTGCGCCTGCAGTTGGTCGAGCCGGCCGAGTTGGCGCTGAGCGACACCGAGCGGGCTGAGCTGGCGGATAACCTGATGGTGGTCCGCGACACATACACCCAGTTCATCTCGCGCATCGACGACGGCGAGCAACTGCTGAGCATCAAGCTGCCGGAGGAGCCCAGCCACACCACTATCTACATGCTTCTGGCCTACAGCATGCTCGGGGTGTTGCTGGGCATCGTGCTGTTCTTCTGGGTCCGCCCGCACTGGCGTGACCTGGAAAAACTGCGTCTGGCCGCCGAGCGCTTTGGCGACAATGACCTGACGGCGCGGATCCAGTTGTCCAAGCGCTCGAACATTCGTGACCTGGCCGAACACTTCAACCAGATGGCGGCGCGCATCGAAGGCCTGATCGCCAACCAGCGCGAGCTGACTAACGCGGTGTCCCATGAACTGCGCACGCCGATTGCGCGACTGTCGTTCGAACTGGACCAGCTCAGGCAGCAGGCTGATCCGAGTGCCAACAAGGCGCTGATCGCCGACATGTATGCCGACCTCGGCGAGCTGGAGGAGATGGTCTCCGAGCTGCTGACCTACGCCAGCCTGGAGCGCGGCGCGACGGTCATCAGCCGGGAAAACATCCAGGCCAACAACTGGCTCGACAGCGTGGTCGGCAGTGTGGCGCTGGAGGCCGAAGCGGCCGGGGTGCAGTTGCTGATCGTCGAGTGCCAGCTAGCGCAAGTGCGCCTGGAGCCGCGCTTCATGGCCCGGGCGGTGATCAACCTGCTGCGCAACGCCATTCGGTATGCCGAGCAGCGGGTGGAAGTGTCGTTGGTGCGTAACGGCGATCACTATGAAGTGCGGGTCAATGACGATGGCCCCGGCGTGCCGGTGGAAGGGCGGGAGAAGATCTTCGAACCGTTCTCGCGCCTGGACGCCAGCCGCGACCGCCGCACAGGAGGCTTCGGCCTGGGGCTGGCACTGGTGCGGCGAGTGTCGCAATCCCATGGCGGGCACGTGCACGTGACGGACTCACCGTGGGGCGGGGCGTCGTTTCGCATGACCTGGGCGCACCTGGATTAA
- a CDS encoding winged helix-turn-helix domain-containing protein — protein sequence MDNLGFGKVLLVEDDEKLSGLIAYFLSQHGFEVRQVYRGDLALAAFIEFKPKMVVLDLMLPGQSGLHLCREIRSLSDTPIVILTAKEDDLDHILGLESGADDYVIKPIKPPVLLARLRALQRRQVPESTVRGSLEFGGLLIDRSCREVRLAGELIELTTMEFELLWLLASAAGKTLSRDDILNRMRGIAFDGLNRSVDVYISKLRAKLKDNPREPVCIKTVWGKGYLFNPFAWEL from the coding sequence ATGGATAACCTGGGTTTTGGCAAAGTATTGCTGGTGGAAGACGACGAAAAGCTCTCCGGGCTGATCGCCTACTTCCTGTCCCAGCACGGCTTCGAAGTGCGGCAGGTGTATCGCGGCGACCTGGCCCTGGCCGCGTTCATCGAGTTCAAGCCGAAGATGGTCGTACTCGACCTGATGCTGCCGGGCCAGAGCGGGCTGCACCTGTGTCGCGAGATCCGCAGCCTGTCCGATACCCCCATCGTCATCCTCACTGCCAAGGAGGATGACCTCGACCACATCCTCGGCCTGGAGTCCGGTGCCGACGACTATGTGATCAAACCGATCAAACCACCGGTGCTACTGGCTCGCCTGCGTGCCCTGCAACGCCGCCAGGTCCCGGAAAGCACAGTGCGCGGTTCGCTGGAGTTCGGCGGGCTGCTGATCGATCGCAGTTGCCGCGAAGTGCGCCTGGCCGGCGAGCTGATCGAACTGACCACCATGGAGTTCGAGTTGCTGTGGTTGCTGGCGAGCGCGGCCGGCAAGACCCTGTCCCGGGACGACATCCTCAACCGCATGCGTGGCATCGCCTTCGACGGCCTCAACCGCAGCGTCGACGTGTACATCAGCAAGCTGCGGGCCAAACTCAAGGACAACCCGCGCGAGCCGGTGTGCATCAAGACCGTGTGGGGCAAGGGCTACCTGTTCAATCCGTTTGCCTGGGAGCTCTAG
- a CDS encoding tRNA-(ms[2]io[6]A)-hydroxylase has protein sequence MILPEIHEFLGCRTPDGWVQAALADQETLLIDHKNCEFKAASTALSLIAKYHSHVDLINLMSRLAREELVHHEQVMRLMKKRKIALRQLSAGRYASGLRKVVRSHEPVKLVDTLVVGAFIEARSCERFEALVPHLDEELGKFYFGLLKSEARHFQGYLKLAYQYGDAKDIAQVIERVRAAEQELIESPDVEFRFHSGVPAAA, from the coding sequence ATGATCCTTCCCGAGATTCATGAGTTCCTTGGTTGCCGGACGCCGGATGGCTGGGTTCAGGCGGCGCTGGCCGATCAGGAAACCCTGCTGATCGACCACAAGAACTGCGAGTTCAAGGCCGCCAGCACAGCGTTGAGCCTGATTGCCAAGTACCACTCCCATGTTGACCTGATCAACCTGATGTCGCGCCTGGCCCGTGAAGAACTGGTGCACCACGAGCAGGTCATGCGCCTGATGAAGAAGCGCAAGATCGCGCTGCGCCAGCTGTCCGCCGGGCGCTACGCCTCGGGCCTGCGCAAGGTGGTGCGCAGCCACGAGCCGGTCAAACTGGTGGACACCCTGGTGGTCGGGGCCTTTATCGAAGCGCGCAGTTGCGAGCGCTTCGAGGCACTGGTGCCGCACCTGGACGAGGAACTGGGCAAGTTCTACTTTGGCCTGCTGAAAAGCGAAGCCCGGCACTTCCAGGGATACCTGAAGCTGGCCTATCAATACGGCGACGCCAAGGACATTGCCCAGGTAATCGAGCGGGTCCGCGCTGCCGAGCAGGAGTTGATCGAGTCGCCGGACGTCGAATTTCGCTTCCACAGTGGTGTACCGGCCGCCGCCTGA